Proteins from one Arthrobacter sp. Soc17.1.1.1 genomic window:
- a CDS encoding transketolase has product MPTHTTTQDRGTRPTDLGARVTNVEAAAYRARHYALNMGEVQGQGYVGQALGSADMFAAVYTDQLRHRPEDPHWDDRDRFLLSTGHYAIGHYAALAQAGIIPVDELDTYGSDDSRLPMSGMASYTPGMEISGGSLGHGLGVAVGMALGLRLRDSDSRIFNFLSDGELDEGSTWEAAMGAHHHQLGNLTALVDMNALQADGATSTVLSIEPAADKWASFGWYTQRVDGNDAAALLEALDNIARNARATGQPSIILCDTKVGKGVPLLEEREKAHFMRIEEHEWQICREQLTAGYEGKTAR; this is encoded by the coding sequence ATACCAACACACACCACCACCCAGGACCGCGGTACCCGACCGACTGATCTCGGCGCCCGGGTCACGAACGTCGAAGCGGCCGCCTACCGAGCCCGTCACTACGCCCTGAACATGGGCGAGGTGCAGGGACAGGGGTACGTCGGCCAGGCACTGGGTTCCGCGGACATGTTCGCGGCCGTCTACACCGACCAGCTCCGGCACCGGCCCGAAGACCCGCACTGGGATGACCGCGACCGGTTCCTGCTCTCCACCGGTCACTACGCCATCGGGCACTATGCGGCCCTCGCACAAGCGGGCATCATCCCCGTCGACGAGCTGGACACGTACGGGTCGGACGACTCCCGGCTGCCGATGTCCGGCATGGCGTCCTACACCCCGGGCATGGAGATCTCCGGCGGATCGCTGGGCCACGGCCTCGGCGTGGCGGTGGGAATGGCCCTCGGGCTGCGACTGAGGGACTCCGACTCCAGAATCTTCAACTTCCTCTCCGACGGTGAACTCGACGAGGGATCGACTTGGGAGGCAGCCATGGGCGCCCACCACCACCAGCTCGGAAACCTCACCGCACTGGTCGACATGAATGCCCTCCAGGCCGACGGGGCGACCAGCACCGTACTGAGCATCGAACCGGCCGCCGACAAGTGGGCTTCCTTCGGCTGGTACACGCAGCGCGTGGACGGGAACGACGCCGCAGCCCTCCTGGAAGCGCTCGACAACATCGCCCGGAACGCCCGTGCGACCGGGCAGCCCTCCATCATCCTGTGCGACACGAAGGTCGGTAAGGGCGTGCCCCTCCTCGAAGAACGCGAGAAGGCCCACTTCATGCGCATCGAGGAACACGAATGGCAGATCTGCCGCGAGCAGCTGACCGCCGGATACGAAGGGAAGACTGCCCGATGA
- a CDS encoding transketolase family protein — translation MSTNTTTEAPDTATAMKPKLKTSAMIASFADPGQKTAPAPFGHALVRAAEQDPRIVGLTADLGKYTDMHIFAKAFPERFFQMGMAEQLLFGAAAGLAETGLVPFASTYAVFAARRAYDFLCLDIAEPNLNVNIVGGLPGLTTGYGPSHQATEDIAIFRGMPNLTIVDPCDSLDIEQAVPQLAASPGPTYLRLLRGNVPTVLDEYDYTFELGKAKELRPGRDVLFISSGLMTMRALQAAEELAAHNVDVAVLHSPTIKPFDNETVLRELGADRLVVTLENHTEVGGLFETVAGVAVRQGAARRIVPIALPDLFLDAGALPTLHERYGLSRNRIVQKVLGELS, via the coding sequence ATGAGCACCAACACCACCACCGAGGCGCCCGATACGGCAACAGCCATGAAGCCGAAGCTGAAGACCTCGGCCATGATCGCGTCCTTCGCCGACCCGGGCCAGAAGACCGCGCCTGCACCCTTCGGCCACGCACTGGTCAGGGCAGCGGAACAGGATCCTCGCATCGTGGGCCTGACGGCAGATCTCGGCAAGTACACCGACATGCACATCTTCGCCAAGGCATTCCCGGAGCGGTTCTTCCAGATGGGGATGGCCGAGCAGCTCCTCTTCGGGGCGGCCGCCGGACTGGCCGAGACAGGACTGGTCCCGTTCGCCTCCACCTACGCGGTCTTCGCTGCCCGGCGCGCCTACGACTTCCTCTGCCTGGACATCGCCGAACCGAACCTGAACGTCAACATCGTCGGCGGGCTTCCCGGCCTGACGACGGGTTACGGACCGAGCCATCAGGCGACGGAGGACATCGCCATCTTCCGCGGCATGCCCAACCTCACCATCGTGGACCCCTGCGACTCCCTCGACATCGAGCAGGCCGTACCCCAGCTCGCAGCATCGCCCGGACCGACCTACCTCCGCCTGCTCCGAGGCAACGTCCCCACCGTCCTCGACGAATACGACTACACGTTCGAGCTCGGCAAGGCCAAGGAGCTCCGTCCGGGCCGGGACGTCCTGTTCATCTCCAGTGGCCTCATGACCATGAGGGCGCTTCAGGCCGCCGAGGAACTCGCCGCACACAACGTCGACGTGGCAGTACTCCACTCCCCCACGATCAAGCCCTTCGACAACGAGACCGTGCTCCGGGAACTCGGTGCGGATCGGCTGGTCGTCACGCTGGAGAACCACACGGAGGTCGGGGGCCTGTTCGAGACCGTCGCCGGCGTGGCCGTCCGGCAGGGTGCCGCCCGCAGGATCGTGCCGATCGCGCTGCCCGACCTGTTCCTCGACGCCGGCGCACTGCCCACCCTGCATGAGAGGTACGGGCTCTCCCGCAACCGCATCGTGCAGAAGGTCCTCGGCGAACTGTCCTAG
- a CDS encoding GntR family transcriptional regulator produces the protein MTAAPASLLGGLEKNNLRQLALTALRRAITTGELAPGTHLVETELSEKLQISRGTLREAMRQLQQEGLISPGARGRLAVRHLDAADVHDIFQVRAALEGLAARMLSEQDDRDAVVRDLEDGIRHMEESAGGDLDERIEADLGFHQLLCSLTGNKTLLHSWKSLEGSIRMSVMYAGVGQALSNMSAHRHSSIVAAIKTGDALGATRAVEDHMRETAQILTGHDDGDMA, from the coding sequence ATGACGGCAGCACCAGCATCGCTTCTCGGAGGGCTGGAGAAGAACAACCTCCGTCAGTTGGCGTTGACGGCCCTCCGGCGGGCCATCACCACCGGTGAGCTCGCTCCTGGCACGCACCTGGTGGAGACGGAACTGTCGGAGAAGCTCCAGATCAGTCGGGGCACCCTGAGGGAGGCCATGCGACAACTGCAACAGGAGGGCCTCATCTCGCCCGGCGCCCGGGGGCGGCTCGCCGTACGGCACCTGGACGCTGCCGATGTCCACGACATCTTCCAGGTGCGGGCCGCGCTGGAGGGTCTCGCGGCACGGATGCTGTCCGAGCAGGACGACCGGGACGCCGTCGTGCGGGACCTGGAGGATGGGATCCGGCACATGGAGGAGTCGGCTGGAGGCGACCTGGACGAGCGAATCGAGGCGGACCTGGGCTTCCATCAGCTGCTCTGTTCGCTCACCGGCAACAAGACCCTCCTGCACTCCTGGAAGTCCCTCGAGGGCTCCATCCGCATGAGCGTGATGTACGCCGGAGTCGGTCAGGCACTGAGCAACATGAGCGCACATCGTCACTCGAGCATCGTGGCGGCCATCAAGACCGGGGATGCCCTCGGCGCGACCCGCGCCGTCGAGGACCATATGCGGGAAACAGCACAGATCCTCACCGGTCACGACGACGGCGACATGGCATGA
- a CDS encoding histidine phosphatase family protein — MTLLLIRHGQTPNNVAGSLDTAFPGAGLTALGERQARAVPAALANRTIPRIYASPLIRTQRTAEPLASTLGLDTCVVPGLEEISAGSLEMLSDPASADAYATCLLGWMEGDLDRRMPGGTTGHEFMERYDHAVRQIVQDSTQEDSVAVFSHGAAIRVYTAVATGMPPARARTLTIDNTGMSVLSGGPGQWHLTSWHPEPLGGTALEGIAAKDVTGQPS, encoded by the coding sequence ATGACGTTGCTGCTGATCCGTCACGGTCAGACCCCGAACAATGTGGCCGGCTCGCTGGACACGGCGTTCCCAGGAGCCGGGCTGACCGCTCTCGGCGAGCGGCAGGCCCGAGCCGTGCCTGCCGCACTCGCGAACAGGACGATCCCGAGGATCTATGCTTCGCCGCTCATCAGGACGCAGCGGACCGCCGAACCACTGGCTTCGACGCTTGGACTCGACACCTGCGTGGTCCCCGGGCTGGAGGAGATCAGCGCCGGCAGCCTGGAGATGCTGAGCGATCCCGCATCCGCGGACGCCTACGCGACCTGCCTGCTCGGGTGGATGGAGGGCGATCTGGACCGGCGCATGCCCGGTGGCACGACCGGGCACGAATTCATGGAGCGGTACGACCACGCCGTCCGGCAGATCGTGCAGGACAGCACCCAGGAGGATTCGGTCGCAGTCTTCTCCCACGGAGCCGCGATCAGGGTCTACACCGCCGTGGCCACCGGCATGCCCCCGGCCCGTGCGAGGACCCTGACCATCGACAACACGGGCATGAGCGTCCTGAGTGGCGGTCCGGGTCAGTGGCACCTCACATCGTGGCACCCGGAGCCCCTGGGAGGGACCGCCCTCGAAGGGATCGCCGCGAAGGATGTCACGGGGCAGCCCAGCTGA
- a CDS encoding SGNH/GDSL hydrolase family protein: MAGRFVAIGDSFTEGVGDWNARFPNGVRGWADRVAKQLGRQDPTWEYANLAIRSKRLHHVRDEQVERALALEPTLVSLYAGGNDILELRTDMGALMRQYEGIVARIADAGARPLLFTGFDIPLSPVFEPMKRRNWLFNDHVRRIARAYDAVLVDYWCFEEYSDPGLWDADRLHMSPAGHRNLAAHVLRILGVDHSLTPRLPEREGHAGLLAGLRRETAWLGEWVVPMFGRRLRNVTLGDDLQPRWPEPVRPADGLKRLARDRLPGHA, from the coding sequence ATGGCTGGACGGTTCGTGGCGATCGGCGATTCCTTCACCGAGGGGGTCGGTGACTGGAACGCCCGCTTCCCGAACGGGGTGCGGGGGTGGGCGGACCGCGTGGCGAAGCAGCTCGGCCGGCAGGACCCGACATGGGAGTACGCCAACCTCGCCATCCGCAGCAAGCGTCTGCACCACGTCCGCGACGAGCAGGTGGAACGGGCGCTGGCCCTGGAGCCCACGCTCGTGAGCCTCTACGCCGGCGGCAACGACATCCTCGAACTGCGCACCGACATGGGGGCCCTCATGCGGCAGTACGAGGGGATCGTCGCGCGCATCGCGGACGCCGGGGCGCGGCCCCTGCTCTTCACCGGCTTCGACATCCCGCTGAGCCCCGTCTTCGAGCCGATGAAGCGCCGGAACTGGCTCTTCAACGACCACGTGCGGCGCATCGCCCGCGCCTACGACGCCGTCCTCGTGGACTACTGGTGCTTCGAGGAGTACTCGGACCCGGGGTTGTGGGACGCGGACCGGCTGCACATGTCGCCGGCCGGGCACCGGAACCTCGCCGCCCACGTGCTGCGCATCCTCGGCGTGGACCACTCCCTCACACCCCGCCTGCCCGAGCGCGAGGGCCATGCGGGGCTCCTGGCGGGGCTCCGCCGGGAGACGGCCTGGCTGGGGGAGTGGGTGGTGCCCATGTTCGGGCGGCGACTGCGCAACGTCACCCTCGGGGACGACCTGCAGCCCCGGTGGCCGGAGCCCGTCCGCCCGGCGGACGGCCTGAAGCGCCTGGCACGCGACCGGTTGCCGGGCCACGCGTAG
- a CDS encoding SDR family oxidoreductase: MADTDMEHRIAVTGSTGVVGGSVARILAAGEVPLILPVRSIDRAQHLPESVVRQASYGDAAAAREALTGVDVLFMVSAAEAADRLADHRTFVDAAQAAGVRHIVYTSFLGAAPEAAFLLGRDHWYTEEHIRRSGLAWTFLRDNLYLDFVPALAEDGVIRGPAGDGRLSAVAQADVARSAAAVLRAPDQHVGRTYHLTGPEAFTLAEAAATISEVTPATVRFEDQTHEEAMASRAHHGAPRWQVEAWVSTYTAIAQGEMAELSPDVERLTGRPPVGLRELLSAQHGGGARA, from the coding sequence GTGGCTGACACGGACATGGAGCACCGTATCGCAGTCACAGGGTCGACCGGCGTCGTGGGCGGCAGCGTCGCCAGGATCCTCGCCGCCGGGGAGGTACCGCTCATCCTGCCGGTGAGGTCGATCGACCGGGCGCAGCACCTCCCCGAGTCCGTGGTCCGGCAGGCCTCGTACGGGGACGCCGCGGCGGCACGGGAGGCCCTCACCGGTGTGGACGTCCTGTTCATGGTGTCCGCCGCCGAGGCGGCGGACCGCCTCGCGGACCACCGCACGTTCGTCGACGCGGCGCAGGCGGCGGGCGTCCGGCACATCGTCTACACCTCGTTCCTCGGCGCCGCACCCGAGGCCGCGTTCCTCCTCGGCCGCGACCACTGGTACACCGAGGAGCACATCCGCCGATCCGGGCTCGCCTGGACGTTCCTGCGCGACAACCTCTACCTCGACTTCGTGCCGGCCCTCGCGGAGGACGGCGTCATCCGCGGCCCCGCGGGTGACGGCCGGCTCTCCGCCGTCGCGCAGGCCGACGTCGCCCGCTCCGCCGCCGCCGTGCTGCGGGCACCGGATCAGCACGTGGGGAGGACCTACCACCTGACCGGGCCGGAGGCCTTCACCCTGGCCGAGGCGGCAGCCACCATCAGCGAGGTGACCCCCGCGACGGTGCGCTTCGAGGACCAGACCCACGAGGAGGCGATGGCGTCGCGGGCCCACCACGGGGCGCCCCGATGGCAGGTCGAGGCGTGGGTCAGCACCTACACGGCGATCGCGCAGGGCGAGATGGCCGAGCTCTCGCCCGACGTCGAGCGCCTCACCGGACGGCCGCCCGTCGGCCTCCGCGAACTGCTCTCGGCGCAGCACGGGGGTGGTGCCCGTGCGTAG
- a CDS encoding flavin reductase family protein: MRRDVIPDPADSRAFYRFLTSVVVPRPIAWISSTSADGVDNLAPHSFFTIASVNPPIVQFTSVGRKDSVRNIEATGEFVVAFTPEHLFEAVNATGTAFPPDVSEFDAAGLTREPSETVRPPRVLESPVALECRLHRIQDMGDCTLVFGEVVHAVVSDEVLDGGLPGIGALRPLSRLGRNEWGTAGTIRAITRIPLEEWPGHYTPATADP; encoded by the coding sequence GTGCGTAGGGACGTGATCCCCGATCCTGCGGACAGCCGTGCGTTCTACCGGTTCCTGACCTCCGTCGTGGTCCCGCGCCCCATCGCGTGGATTTCGTCGACGTCCGCGGACGGCGTCGACAACCTCGCCCCGCACTCGTTCTTCACCATCGCCTCGGTCAACCCGCCGATCGTCCAGTTCACCTCCGTGGGCCGCAAGGACTCAGTGCGCAACATCGAGGCGACGGGCGAGTTCGTGGTCGCCTTCACACCGGAGCACCTCTTCGAGGCGGTCAACGCGACCGGCACCGCCTTCCCGCCCGACGTCAGCGAGTTCGACGCGGCCGGCCTCACCCGGGAGCCGAGCGAGACCGTGCGCCCGCCGCGCGTCCTCGAGTCCCCCGTGGCCCTCGAGTGCAGGCTGCACCGGATCCAGGACATGGGCGACTGCACGCTGGTGTTCGGGGAGGTGGTGCACGCGGTGGTGTCGGACGAGGTGCTCGACGGCGGGCTTCCCGGGATCGGTGCCCTCAGGCCGCTCTCGCGGCTCGGCAGGAACGAGTGGGGGACCGCCGGGACGATCCGCGCCATCACGCGTATCCCGCTTGAGGAATGGCCGGGACACTACACCCCTGCCACCGCGGATCCGTGA
- a CDS encoding fatty acid desaturase family protein, which yields MSVTATPRTVRISRPNDVVASYSVLLKQVRKAGLLNRRRRFYVSVFAILVLVMGAAWTGFALLGDTWFQLLVAAVLGVVLTQVAFLAHEASHRQIFRSRGANDWSGRILAAGVVGISYAWWMDKHTRHHNDPNTRGKDPDIEVDTISFLEEDAAKARGIQAWITRRQGYLFFPLLTMEGINLHARSISTLFARRPIKGRWVELALLGVRFGAYLGVLFWFLPVGMAFAFLGVQLAVFGIYMGASFAPNHKGMPVVPKDSTLDFFQKQVLTSRNIRGGSFVNNAFGGLNFQIEHHLFPDMPRPHLRRAAVIVKEHCERLRVPYTEVGVAASYGAVVSYLNRVGLAARDPFDCPMVNRFRRP from the coding sequence ATGAGCGTTACCGCCACCCCGCGCACCGTCCGCATCTCCAGGCCGAACGACGTCGTGGCCTCCTACTCCGTGCTGCTGAAGCAGGTGCGCAAGGCGGGCCTGCTGAACCGCCGCCGGCGCTTCTACGTCTCGGTGTTCGCGATCCTCGTCCTCGTGATGGGCGCGGCCTGGACAGGCTTCGCGCTCCTCGGGGACACCTGGTTCCAGCTCCTCGTCGCCGCCGTGCTCGGCGTCGTGCTCACGCAGGTCGCGTTCCTCGCCCACGAGGCCTCCCACCGCCAGATCTTCAGGAGCCGCGGGGCCAACGACTGGTCGGGGCGCATCCTCGCCGCCGGTGTGGTCGGCATCAGCTACGCGTGGTGGATGGACAAGCACACGCGCCACCACAACGACCCCAACACCCGCGGCAAGGACCCGGACATCGAGGTGGACACCATCTCGTTCCTCGAGGAGGACGCGGCGAAGGCCAGGGGCATCCAGGCCTGGATCACGCGCCGCCAGGGCTACCTCTTCTTCCCGCTGCTCACCATGGAGGGCATCAACCTCCATGCCCGCTCCATCAGCACACTCTTCGCCCGCCGCCCCATCAAGGGCCGGTGGGTCGAGCTCGCCCTGCTGGGTGTCCGCTTCGGTGCCTATCTCGGTGTCCTCTTCTGGTTCCTGCCCGTGGGTATGGCGTTCGCGTTCCTCGGCGTGCAGCTGGCCGTCTTCGGCATCTACATGGGGGCGAGCTTCGCGCCGAACCACAAGGGCATGCCCGTGGTGCCGAAGGACAGCACGCTCGACTTCTTCCAGAAGCAGGTACTCACCTCGCGCAACATCCGCGGCGGGTCCTTCGTCAACAACGCGTTCGGTGGCCTCAACTTCCAGATCGAGCACCACCTCTTCCCGGACATGCCCCGCCCGCACCTGCGCCGCGCCGCCGTGATCGTGAAGGAGCACTGCGAGCGCCTGCGCGTGCCGTACACCGAGGTGGGCGTCGCGGCGTCGTACGGCGCCGTGGTGTCCTACCTCAACCGTGTGGGCCTCGCCGCCCGCGACCCGTTCGACTGCCCGATGGTAAACCGCTTCCGCCGTCCCTGA
- a CDS encoding anti-sigma factor — translation MRHLDPDSVGIAALDEPLDQWSREHLDACSACGDEVTALQEVVVLARSGGHGRLEHPDPAVWDAVAQELGLAGTTTAAPHLQTVGTVDPVGRHAAPARHGASADPAYGATPLRPGGSGRGRRTVPAWWLAAAAVVGIAVGGGVLWAVQSPDGGERTLASTELAPLPEFSGSGEAVLTETGDGLRRLDVTVSGAEPAGLREVWLLAPDATRMYSIGILDGGHGTFDVPEAIDLREFPVVDVSDEPLDGDPAHSGVSVVRGSIDAPDA, via the coding sequence ATGCGACACCTTGATCCGGACAGCGTGGGGATCGCTGCGCTGGACGAGCCGCTGGACCAGTGGTCACGCGAGCACCTCGACGCGTGCAGCGCCTGCGGCGACGAGGTGACGGCCCTGCAGGAGGTCGTCGTCCTCGCACGGTCCGGAGGGCACGGGCGGCTCGAGCATCCCGATCCCGCGGTCTGGGATGCCGTGGCGCAGGAACTCGGCCTCGCGGGTACGACGACGGCGGCGCCCCACCTGCAGACGGTCGGAACCGTGGACCCCGTCGGCCGTCACGCCGCCCCTGCCCGGCACGGCGCGTCCGCGGACCCTGCGTACGGCGCCACCCCGCTGCGCCCTGGCGGCTCCGGTCGCGGTCGACGGACCGTCCCCGCCTGGTGGCTGGCCGCGGCCGCCGTCGTCGGGATCGCCGTCGGCGGGGGCGTGCTGTGGGCCGTGCAGTCCCCGGACGGCGGGGAGCGGACCCTCGCGAGCACGGAGCTGGCTCCGCTGCCCGAGTTCAGCGGCTCGGGCGAGGCCGTCCTCACCGAGACCGGCGACGGCCTGCGGCGCCTTGACGTCACCGTCTCGGGTGCCGAGCCCGCCGGCCTCCGCGAGGTGTGGCTCCTCGCACCTGATGCCACGCGGATGTACAGCATCGGGATCCTGGACGGCGGCCACGGCACGTTCGACGTGCCCGAGGCGATCGACCTGCGGGAGTTCCCCGTGGTCGACGTCTCCGACGAACCGCTGGACGGCGATCCGGCGCACTCGGGGGTCAGCGTGGTGCGGGGCTCCATCGATGCCCCGGACGCCTAG
- a CDS encoding RNA polymerase sigma factor: protein MTPPGTEWTRQLDAEFSAGDEDALTAAYRRLAPLVFTVALRSMGDRAVAADITQDVFVRAWRFRDSFDPQYGTVPAWVLGISRNVILDTLAARTRQNQMVARSGAIAEPESPRQHAREVDAVTDRVVLDAELDLLGEPQQSILRLAFYEDLTHQQIAQRLDLPLGTVKSHIRRSLAHLRSRLGAWNATP from the coding sequence GTGACACCTCCAGGCACCGAGTGGACGAGGCAACTCGACGCGGAGTTCTCCGCCGGGGACGAGGACGCCCTGACCGCCGCCTACCGGCGTCTGGCGCCCCTCGTGTTCACGGTCGCGCTACGGTCCATGGGTGACCGCGCGGTGGCCGCTGACATCACCCAGGACGTCTTCGTGAGGGCCTGGCGCTTCCGGGACAGCTTCGATCCCCAGTATGGCACCGTCCCCGCCTGGGTCCTCGGGATCAGCAGGAACGTCATCCTGGACACACTGGCGGCCAGGACCAGGCAGAATCAGATGGTGGCCCGTTCCGGCGCGATCGCCGAACCGGAGAGCCCCAGACAGCACGCGCGGGAGGTGGATGCTGTGACGGACCGGGTGGTCCTCGATGCGGAGCTCGACCTGCTGGGCGAACCCCAGCAGTCCATCCTTCGTCTCGCCTTCTACGAAGACCTCACACATCAGCAGATAGCACAACGGCTCGATCTGCCGCTGGGAACCGTCAAGAGTCACATCCGAAGGAGCCTCGCGCATCTGCGCAGTCGATTGGGGGCCTGGAATGCGACACCTTGA
- a CDS encoding class F sortase codes for MHPPSPVRRPAARLAALTIVTAAVISSCSLPPAEPDVPVAPILAPTPPPQGGPVPQEPGNRGDAVAGAGIPAGIPADIPVQPADAALQPAPPPPVSLDIPGTDISVRVVEVGIAENDAMEIPDSFWEAGWYRYGPAPGADAGHAVIAAHVDSQTEVMPFAQLKDVDPGTVITVGLADGRTLQYSVDDVRNVPKATLDGSEVFRRDGPHQLKVITCGGQWLLDKGDYEDNVVLTASPL; via the coding sequence GTGCACCCACCCAGCCCCGTACGCCGCCCAGCAGCCCGCCTGGCTGCGCTCACGATCGTGACCGCCGCCGTCATCAGCAGTTGCTCCCTGCCGCCCGCCGAGCCGGACGTGCCCGTCGCGCCCATCCTCGCTCCCACCCCGCCCCCGCAGGGTGGACCGGTACCCCAGGAGCCGGGGAACCGGGGGGATGCTGTTGCGGGCGCCGGCATCCCCGCCGGCATCCCCGCCGACATCCCCGTGCAGCCGGCGGACGCCGCCCTCCAGCCGGCGCCGCCTCCTCCCGTGTCCCTGGACATCCCGGGTACCGACATCTCCGTGCGCGTGGTCGAGGTGGGGATCGCCGAGAACGACGCCATGGAGATCCCGGACAGCTTCTGGGAGGCGGGGTGGTACCGGTACGGCCCGGCCCCCGGCGCCGACGCGGGCCACGCCGTGATCGCCGCCCACGTGGACAGCCAGACGGAGGTGATGCCCTTCGCCCAGCTGAAGGACGTGGACCCCGGGACCGTGATCACGGTGGGTCTCGCGGACGGCCGGACGCTGCAGTACAGCGTCGACGACGTCCGGAACGTCCCGAAGGCGACGCTCGACGGATCGGAGGTCTTCCGGCGTGACGGACCCCATCAGCTCAAGGTCATCACGTGCGGAGGCCAGTGGCTGCTGGACAAGGGCGACTACGAGGATAATGTTGTCCTCACAGCCTCACCGCTCTGA
- a CDS encoding DUF4397 domain-containing protein, which produces MRRSLYTVGAVLVVGAAAAAAPATAAESSDASLSVLHGVPDLTVDVYVNGALTLDNFTPGTLAGPLSLPVGSYQLAITAADATDASAPVIGPVDVSLAAGGNYTATANLDAAGTPTANFYTNDVSAVEAGKSRLTVRHVAAAPAVDVLAGGTPIVPNLSNPGEATLTTDPGTVSAAVAAAGTTQPVIGPADLTLGEGTSTIVYAWGSLEAGNLALATQVIEGVHSSPGAVPGGQSGLAAGTEDTGAAVGIGAGLLALLGGAVVVNRRRAARA; this is translated from the coding sequence ATGCGAAGAAGCCTGTACACCGTCGGAGCCGTGCTGGTCGTAGGAGCGGCGGCTGCTGCCGCCCCGGCGACGGCCGCCGAATCGTCCGATGCATCGCTGTCCGTGCTGCACGGAGTCCCCGACCTCACCGTCGACGTCTACGTCAACGGCGCCCTCACCCTCGACAATTTCACGCCGGGTACGCTCGCGGGTCCGCTCTCGCTGCCGGTCGGCAGCTACCAGTTGGCCATCACCGCGGCGGACGCGACCGACGCGAGCGCGCCGGTGATCGGCCCCGTGGACGTCAGCCTCGCCGCCGGTGGCAACTACACAGCCACGGCCAACCTCGATGCCGCAGGTACCCCGACGGCCAACTTCTACACCAACGACGTCTCCGCGGTCGAGGCCGGCAAGTCGCGCCTGACCGTGCGCCACGTGGCCGCCGCGCCGGCCGTCGACGTCCTCGCGGGCGGCACGCCGATCGTGCCGAATCTCAGCAACCCCGGCGAGGCGACGCTGACCACGGATCCCGGCACGGTCTCCGCGGCGGTCGCGGCAGCGGGTACCACCCAGCCCGTGATCGGCCCGGCCGACCTGACACTCGGCGAGGGCACCTCGACCATCGTCTACGCGTGGGGAAGCCTCGAGGCGGGCAACCTCGCCCTGGCCACCCAGGTCATCGAGGGCGTGCACTCGTCGCCGGGCGCCGTCCCGGGCGGGCAGTCCGGCCTGGCAGCCGGGACGGAAGACACCGGCGCAGCGGTCGGGATCGGCGCGGGCCTGCTCGCGCTGCTCGGCGGCGCGGTCGTCGTGAACCGGAGGCGCGCAGCCCGGGCCTGA
- a CDS encoding zinc-ribbon domain-containing protein, translating into MFFLFGLTTREHLQFTRSADCRYCGRHAPQQVIQRRTKLSVFFIPLITLKKTRLQVCTNCGGTSSISGAEQRALAH; encoded by the coding sequence ATGTTCTTCCTCTTCGGCCTCACCACGCGTGAGCACCTGCAGTTCACCCGATCCGCCGACTGCCGCTACTGCGGCCGGCACGCACCGCAGCAGGTCATCCAGCGCAGGACGAAGCTCTCGGTGTTCTTCATCCCACTCATCACCCTCAAGAAGACCCGCCTCCAGGTCTGCACCAACTGCGGTGGGACGTCGAGCATCAGCGGCGCAGAGCAGCGGGCCCTCGCCCACTGA